A part of Myxococcus landrumus genomic DNA contains:
- a CDS encoding LysR family transcriptional regulator, whose protein sequence is MESLRVFMEVVLAGSLSAAARKLGVATSAVSKRLAQLEKGLGVPLLVRSSRSMRLTDAGQALAERAPSALREVEDAFASARELGTATQGSVRVSAPVTLTEMHLAPLTADFLLAEPSVRVELVVDDRFVDPVKEGFDLVIRSGPATHVSLVVKKLARDSRVLCASPAYLSRAGTPVTPEDLSRHNCMRHSFNDSSGRWALNVEGHRHTVLVRGNLRLNHGGALKEAVLRGLGIGYLPLFVVQDELARGALVRVLPEVVVEAPPFLIALHPYGRKPPRPVRGYLEYLAAHLPQRLGQSPMPR, encoded by the coding sequence GTGGAGTCCTTGCGCGTCTTCATGGAGGTGGTCCTCGCGGGCTCCCTCTCCGCCGCTGCCCGGAAGCTGGGGGTGGCGACCTCCGCGGTGAGCAAACGGCTGGCTCAACTGGAGAAGGGCCTGGGGGTTCCCTTGCTGGTGCGCAGCTCCCGGAGCATGCGCCTCACGGACGCAGGACAGGCCCTGGCCGAGCGTGCTCCCTCCGCGCTGCGAGAAGTCGAGGACGCGTTCGCCTCCGCGCGAGAGCTGGGCACCGCCACCCAGGGAAGCGTGCGCGTGTCGGCGCCCGTCACCCTGACGGAGATGCACCTGGCGCCGCTCACCGCGGACTTCCTCCTGGCGGAGCCGTCCGTGCGCGTGGAGCTGGTGGTCGACGACCGGTTCGTGGACCCGGTGAAGGAGGGCTTCGACCTGGTCATCCGCTCGGGGCCCGCCACGCACGTGAGCCTGGTCGTGAAGAAGCTCGCGCGGGACTCACGGGTGCTGTGCGCGTCTCCTGCCTATCTGTCGCGAGCGGGGACACCCGTGACGCCGGAGGACTTGTCGCGCCACAACTGCATGCGGCACTCGTTCAACGACTCGAGCGGGCGCTGGGCGCTGAACGTGGAGGGGCACCGCCACACGGTGCTCGTGCGCGGCAACCTGCGGCTCAACCATGGTGGCGCGCTCAAGGAGGCAGTGCTCAGGGGCCTTGGTATCGGATACCTGCCGCTCTTCGTCGTCCAGGACGAGCTGGCGCGGGGAGCCCTCGTGCGTGTCCTCCCGGAGGTCGTGGTGGAGGCGCCGCCGTTCCTCATCGCCCTGCATCCGTATGGACGAAAGCCGCCTCGCCCGGTGCGCGGCTACCTGGAGTACCTGGCGGCGCACCTGCCCCAGCGATTGGGGCAGTCGCCGATGCCGCGCTGA
- a CDS encoding 2-hydroxymuconate tautomerase family protein, producing the protein MPYVKMEVTKDGVTREQKAALVQGVTTLLQQVLNKDPSLTFVTIDEIDTDNWGVGGELVTDLRRRRAAAPSPAPIAGPGVLADTTGEMPALLACIATYLDGLYFADVERLARVFHPRARYFSTAEGSLKELDMPTYFDVVRGRVPAAASQQPRYDRLLSVDLAGPHTALVKLECALAPRHFTDYLSLVKDAGQWRIISKVFEVWPLSR; encoded by the coding sequence ATGCCCTACGTGAAGATGGAAGTGACGAAGGACGGAGTGACACGGGAGCAGAAGGCCGCGCTGGTGCAAGGCGTGACGACGCTGCTGCAACAGGTGTTGAACAAGGACCCGTCGTTGACGTTCGTCACCATCGACGAAATCGACACGGACAACTGGGGCGTCGGCGGCGAGCTGGTCACAGACCTCCGACGAAGGAGAGCCGCCGCGCCCTCGCCCGCGCCCATCGCGGGCCCCGGCGTGCTCGCCGACACCACGGGCGAGATGCCCGCGTTGCTCGCATGCATCGCGACCTATCTGGACGGGCTGTACTTCGCCGACGTCGAGCGGCTGGCGCGCGTGTTCCATCCTCGCGCGCGCTACTTCAGCACGGCGGAGGGCTCGCTCAAGGAGCTGGACATGCCCACCTACTTCGACGTGGTGCGCGGACGGGTGCCCGCCGCCGCGAGCCAGCAACCTCGATATGACAGGCTGCTCTCCGTGGACCTCGCGGGTCCCCACACCGCCCTGGTGAAGCTGGAGTGTGCTCTCGCCCCACGTCACTTCACGGACTACCTGAGCCTCGTGAAGGACGCGGGCCAGTGGCGAATCATCTCCAAGGTCTTCGAGGTGTGGCCGCTCTCGCGATAG